One Nicotiana tomentosiformis chromosome 1, ASM39032v3, whole genome shotgun sequence genomic window, CTTCCATCCAAAATGAACGACCACTTTTCTTTCTctgttatttttaaaaaattgtcATTTTTGTTTGAAGTTCTCTTACATAAGATGTAAGGAAATTGAATAAAGCATCTGGATGACAGACGGTTGTTGGGCGAAAACATTAACATCAACTACCTACCCATTGCGAACACCTCACCCGCTATGGATGGAATCTTCAGCCACCTTTGGAGCTAACCATCTACCTGCACCACTGTTTTTTTTAGAATGGTAACATTCTACCTGTACCTCTATTGAAACTCGAAAAGTACTAAAACTTAATTCAAACACATAAAGGTCTGAGCTCGTATCTATCTTCTACGGCATCGttaatcctagaaaaagaaattaTAGATTAATGTGTTACCAGAAAACAAAAATCTTCCATATTAAGTGAATAATGTACATGTTTTTTAAGTGGAAGGTGTTATCTTGCTTCTTTTGGGTGTGAGTGTACCAGAGGAAATTGAAGTGCCGATGGAGGATGAGCTAGGTAGATCAGCTGGTAATTTGTGTTGTGCAGCAACTTTGCATTGTTAATGATTCCAATTGTGTTTGTTCAATATTCAAAGCAAGTTCTATATTCACTGCGCGGGCTACTCTTGAGAATAAGCCGACTAAAAGACTTCAATATGAGTTTTTCTCTGTCTCTAGACACGTATTGGTCCACATCTAGTTTCGGAATAATGATGGATCAATTTTTGGGTTCTTTACTTTTTCTtgttgttgtgtgtgtgtgtgtgtgtttgggggggggggggggggcatcaTTGAATGAACTTGTAGCCCGTCAAGTCTAGTTTCCGACGGTCCAagccgttcatcatttggacattcctacgaAAAGTTATGGACGTTTGGTTTCTGTATTCCTGGCATGACATTTCAAATTGTTTTACCGAATCTAGTTATTAAGAACATATTATCTGACTTCTTCGTTTTTAATGTTCATTGATATCTTCCAGGTGGGGCTTTGACAAATTCCCTAAAGAGACGCCTCTTGTTTTTTATAAGGCAGGGCAACCGATTCAACCTCCCTTAGAGATGTTTGATGGGCTTAAGATTGTTCTCGAGAATATGATTGCCTACATAGAAAAAGAATTACCAGAGAAAACACGTAAATTTTGGCGCTTGCAATCGCCAAGACACTTTCACGGGGGTGATTGGAATCAAAATGGTAGTTGCACATTGGACGAACCCCTTGATGAACTTCAGGTATGCAAGTGTAGCACATTCTGGTTAATTTGAGATTTCCACTTTTCAAGGTTGTCAATTCGTTTAGTTACCAGTAGAAATGTCCCTTGTGTATGAGAGTGCAGACATTATACATTTACTTCAGTTTTCAATTTACATTTGGCAGCACTATTTCTTGGCTCATAATGTTAAGAATCAGGCCTAGGGGCATTTGATCCCTAAAATTCTTTCTAGAACCACTAAGTTTAAAAAAGTTTAGGTACTAGTGTGCTTTGAAATTATCACTTGAAAAATGCAAATTATCATCCCAAAAAAGAATCACTTCAAAATGCATAGCTTAGCCCCTAACTTAATGCAAGGAAAGTTGATAGATGTGGTTAATTTTGATAAAGAGTTGGCATTTAGTGAGGATTTGCTACCTGATCTCTTATAGCTCATTTAGAAAGCTTATTTTCGCTGACAATTCATACAGAATTTTGAAACTTAATCTGTTTGATATCTGACTCCCTTCAATTAAGTGCTTTTCGTTCTATATTTACTGTTTCTGCGGCAATTAGGTTTCCTATATACTTTTGCTGACAAATTGTAGCGACTTATTATGCGCTAGAAAATTAATAATAGTAAGTAGTGACAGGTTTTTTTCTGAAGAAAATTTTACTGATACCTGAACAGCTTGACCTGTGGTTTGATCCCAGATATGATGGGGTTAACAAAGAAGCAAGGCGACTAAATCATCTCATCGAAGAGGTTCTACAAGGCTCAAATATCAGAATCCTCGATCTGACTCACTTGAGCGAGTTCAGGGCAGATGCCCATCCTGCAATTTGGTTGGGGAAAAAGGACGCTGTGGCTGTCTGGGGTCAGGACTGTATGCACTGGTGCCTTCCTGGTGTTCCAGATACATGGGTTGATATTCTGGCCCAGCTCATCAATCATTATATTTTGGAGACAGGGTAATCATTGATTCGTTGTGGATGGTTGCAAAGGTTTCTTGAATTATTTGCAGCTGAGCTCATAATAGATCAAAGAATCCGGGCTCATATTTTTGACACCTATTACAAACTTGCTGATCTGAAGGAGGTGGTAGAACCAGTTCACTAATTTCTGTTCATTTATATTCTTTCTAGCACCTTTGATGCTGTATAGCCTTGTTCATGTTCTTTGGTTTGCGATGGTTTTCTTGCGAGGAAAAATGGAGGCAGCAGATGATTGATTGTAAACAAAAAGGCCTAGAGTTCATACTCTATGAATTATTATTTGTCCTTTCACATTATACCTCAGGAGGATTTGTTCCCCATTTTGAAACTTTGTAGAACATGTATCATCATTTTTATAAATAGTTTTCTTCTTTGTTTCCATTCAGGTGTACTCTCTTCTTTTTCAGTCTTTGTGTTTTGGGGTGGAGGATGTAAATGAACTCATGGAACAAAAAATGATAAACTCGCAAATGCAGTGAAAGGGGCTAGAGATGTGTTAAGAGTGAGTTATAAAAAGCTTCTGTTCAAGTAACACGTTTTATGCTAATCAAAGAAATATCCTTAATCCTTTTTTCCCCAAGCAGGAACTATTCTTTTCCTGGAAATGGTTTTAATTTCTGGCCAATTCCCAATTAGTGTTCATCTTCATTAAAAATATTTAACTACATTTTTTATCATATAAAATGTTGTGCGAATtatctcttttccttttttgCAATAAAATTGGTTTGCTATTATAAGTACTCCATAATGCACACATGTTTCCTCAAGAAATAAATCTGTAATACCTGTCCCTTCTAGTATTCTACGGTACACTTGCCTTAACAATAGGGGTTGGTCAAATGGTTTGCGTCCTTCACCTACAACCTCAGAATTATCAAAGGAGCAATAACTCCGACAAAATGAGATCAAAGTAAAACCAAAGGAGAtgagaataaaaaaaataaaaaaagatccACTCACCTTTTTAAATCTATTTCAAAACTATTAAAACCTTTATTTGGAAGCTCTTTAATATTGATATTTTCATTTTGTTCTATAATATTTAAGCAGTGATGGATAGAGTTGTCCATACTTGTTCTGGTTGGAGGTAACATGTACATATCTCGTATCCCATAGAATAATCGAGATTAATGCAAACGGCCAGAGACCACATCATAAAAGTTGTGCTATAGGCTAATATAATACTCCATTTGTTTCAATTTACGTGTCATACTTTCTTTTTTTATGAACAATTCAATTTTAAACTTCTTGTTTGAcctttaataaaataatttaaagtcaAACAAATATTTATGATTTGTTCTAGATCACAAATTCAAAAGATTTTTTCCCTGAAATTTCGTGTTAAATTAAACGGAAAAGGGTCAACAATgcccctaacgtattgaaaatggttcaaaaataccctctgttaaccttttggtccgcaaatgcccctaacgtttgtttttgggctcaaacttaccaCTATATCTAACAAAACTAAcctggtcaattttttgactttaatTTCGCCATGTGGCATTTTCTTAACCCACCAcgtgtattatttttattaaataaaacccacatgtatcttttaaaatatccaacgacactgacccgctcctatatatttggacggtcggctaaaaataattatattcgctagttaaatataaaaaaaatatacattaattatatataaaaatatatattattatacattaatattttaatatatatttacatgatattatttttaggaaaaattatacAGTGTAGTTTTTTCTATTAATTATGATCTATAACTCGAATTTATTAAGCAAATCTGACAATGGAACGGTAGTTTTTGTTAATATTTTAGCTCTATCGTTATATATTAAAACACTATTAGTTCCCATTGAAAAGATCATGTGAAGTCCATTAATATGCTAAGCAGTTGGATATGTATATAATTAAAGGTTTTAAAGAATACCTTTCCATCTATTTCTTTGCTTCTCCTTTAGAATCATATAAATAGAATattatcatttttatgtttgtaaattaaaatttatatttgttaaaCTTGTTAAGATTTACAAAATTTGAAGGGAAAACTATACCGtataatttctcctaaaaataatatcatgtaaaatatatattaaaatattaatgtataatatacatatttttatatataatcaatgtatattttttatatatttaactagcgaatataattatttttaaccgACCGTCTAAATATATAAGAGCGAGTCAGGGTCGTTGGGTATTTTAAAAGATACATGTGGgttttatttaatacaaataatatacctAGCGGGTTAAAAAAAATGCCATATGACGAagttaaagtcaaaaaattgaccaggttagttatgttagatataggggtaagtttgagccaAAAAACAAATGTTATGAGTATTTGCAGACTAAAAAGTTAACGGAGTatatttttgagtcattttcaATACGTCAGAAGTATTGTTGGTCGTTTTCCGTAAATTAAATATGGCCACATAAATTGTGACTTACGAAGTACATTCAAGACTAGGTGCACATAGTAGAGAGCCCCAACAATAAACTCATAAAGAAACCCTTTAAATTCCAATACAAAAACTTAAACCTAAATCCCTCTTTCCATGGCTTTAAGAATTCATCTTCTTTATCCAAACTATTTCCCTTCACAATCCACAAAGACCCAAATCAATTGTGTTCCCTCCATATATCCCCTCAAAAATCCACACAAATTTCCGAAAATCTCATGTACCAACAACAACGACATGAGCGATTTAGAGCTGGCCTTAGATTTTGCAACAGAGGTTGATAAAATAAACACCCAGATGTTACAGAAACAGGAGGCACTGAAGAAAAGCAGAGACCTATTGTTTTCGGAATTTTGCAACTACACGGGCTTGAAATCGgaggaaatgaagaagaaatggaAGAGATTAAGTGAAGAGGAGAAATGGGTTTTGGTTAAAGGTTTTGTGTTAGAATGGGCTGCTCATTTTCATCCCTTGTCTGCTAGGTCTGTTAAAGATTTGGTTGATGAATACTTGGTCGAAAATACTCCTGAGTCCACTTCTGCTTTTTTCCCTGGTCTCAAAAAATTGATTGGATTTTCACAGGATGATAATTAATAGTAGAACCAATTTCAGTTTCTGTTGTTGATTTTAGCTAATTTTTGTTGTAGTTTGAAGATTCGATACAAAGTACCAACACCCATATCGAACTGTTCAGGCAAAAAGAATAAATAACTAAATAAGTAAATAGCCATTAATCTACTTTTAAGTTTGTTCTTTTCAACGGTATGAAGAAATTGAATGAAATACGACTGCGACTGTGAGCTGATCCAAAGATTTATATAATTTGAATTGATACAAAAGATAAATATAATCCAAAggcggattcatgatataaactttATGAGTTTAGCTTCGTGATTTTATCACAACTCTGAGATTTATATGGTGACTCTTTGATTTATATGGGGAACTTTTGTAATAAATATACAGGATTTGAGTGAAAGATGAACTCTAAGGTTTCACACTAGACTAGATTCCCACAGTTCAGTTCTCAATTAATTTGGAATTGAAGTTGATTGAACTTTTTTCTTAATTAATCTAGATCAAACCTTACGAAGAGACTTATCATCCATCAATTATCAACATTAATAACTTCTAAAAAACGTAATATCTCTACTAATTAAACTAGGGGTGGATGTTCGGGCAGTTCGGATTGAATATGAAATTGCGGTTTGGATTTTTGGTTTTCggattgaaaaaattatattccaaatccaatccaaataatTTCGGATTGGATCGGATTATTTAAGTTCGGTTTCGGATTAATCGAATTGGATTTTTTGGATTTTCGGTTCTGACTTTAAAGCCTATAAGTTGAGCATATAGAAAACACTCGACATAAAAATAATCATTTAAATGAAGTAGAAAGATGGTAATCAAAAGATGCTTTAGTTTTTGATATCTTCTCGACTGTATATAATGCCTCTTCAAGAAAAAGGTCTCGGATATGCAATACATCACATTGATTTAAATTATACTATTATAAATTAAAAGATTAACTGGGAAAGGTGACCTCAAAATTCAATCTTTAGTCAATTTCGGACTTGACTCTTTAGTGTTTACAAACGCACGTAAGGTGTGGCTTTGTGGGTGAGACGTGAGAGAAAAGAAAACTctatattatatttgatttagtAGAGAATCCCATATTGGACTTAgtaatttgtattgaatatatggACTAATGTTTAATGGGCATGATTTAGACTTATTAGTATTAAGTATGTATATGGGTAATGCCGTAATGAGCTAATGTCTAACTAGTAAGGCTAAATATAAGGTAAAAAAAATTCGGATTTTCGGATATCCGAAATTTTGAAGTCCCAAatccaaaatttttaaaaataaaatccgAACTCCAATCCAtaatccaaaaatccaaaaaaatcagatttcgaaTTTGCCCAAACTATGTCCACCCCTAAACTAAACACGCAAAGAAGGCAAGCGAAATTAACTTCTCTGACGCTTTCTTTGTGTTTTCATGATATCCTGCTAGACAGGAATCTTGCAATATCATAACTATAAGAAAATTAGACAATACTATGATTTAAATTATTATGCACTTCTAGCCACCTTAACCACTAGTAACTCATGCATGGTTCAATATTCTTAACACGGGATTATTATGTTGTCTGTACCCTGCTGGTGCAGAAACTATATTGTAAAAACAAATAAAGGATGAGCCAACTGACAAAGGGAAAGACACAATAATGAAAGCAAAAAGAAGCAGAGAGAGTGAGCGAGAAGCTTCACAAAACCCTCATGAACTTGATATATGAGTACTCATCAGGATTCAACAGATATCTGGATATACTTTTTATGGAACAAATGAGTAACAAATACAACTGCAACTGTAAAACAAACTTTCTCACAATCGGAGGGAATCCCTCGTGGTAATAATGGGGCTACCTCAAGCCTAGAAAAAAATTCATAATGTCCCGGAATCTAACTCGTGGCCACTAGATCAATTATTCTTCTAATTTGATACAGCTAAGACTAGCAAACCCTCCCAGAAAACATGGATCTGAGACCATGATCATATTCAATTGAACCCTCCCAGTTGACTTCCCAGTTGAACCCTCCCAGTTGAACCCTCCCAGTTGACCTTTTTGTGagggaaaaataattaaaaaattctGAATGGCAAAGGAACCTCAAGAAGATTGCTTTTGATTTTGCTCTATCTTCGCTCGTAACTTCTCTTCCAATACAGAAATCTCTGTATCAAGACCAAATATTCTGTTAAGGGCATGCATGTTTTCAAGGATCTCACTCAAAGTTCTGTTTTCAGTTCCATCACATTTCAGATGCTGCATTGGTCCATGTAGCAGCTTGTTCACTATCCCTAGACTGAGATCATAGATAGCCTTCTTCTTGTTTTTGGGGAGATCATCACCCATCTTAGACAAACACTTGTCAACCTCAGCAGCCCTAATTCTTTCAGCATATGCCCTGAGCTTTTTGATAGTTGGAACCGTCTCGAGGGAGTCTTTACGGGCTTCAAATTGTTTCACTTCCTCGGCAATGATGGCCTGAGCTTCCATTTTCTTCCGCAACCGATCCTCCTTATTTGCTTCCACAACCTCTTTAAGATCGTCCACATTGTAAACTTGTGCACCTTTGAGTTCTGAGACACAAGGCTCCACATTCCGAGGAACAGAAATATCGACAAATAGCCTCTGTCCCCCAAATTCAGAGTTCACATCAGGAAGTGCTTGAACACTCTCCTTTACAAATAAAGGAGCTTCTGAAGCAGTGCAGGTGAATACTACATCAGCCTGAGCAGCACATGATGACATTTCTGAGAGAGGTTTGTATATTATTTCAGCATCCTTCAACTCCTCACGGATGGCAGCAACTCTGTCCTCGGTCCTGTTAACTACAACCATCTTTTTACACCCTTTAGCAACCAAATGTTTGATCACAAGCTTTCCCATCTTCCCTGCTCCAACTACTAACACGCGGGCAGTAGAAGAAGAATACTCCGGAAGTTTCAGCAAAGCAAGCTCCACTGCAGCTGAACTTACTGATACTGATCCGCTGGAAATATTGGTCTCAGTCCTAACCCTCTTTCCGGCTGTGATTGAATGCTTAAATAGCTCACTTATTTTCCTACCAAAGCCAGGGACGCCCTGTCCATTCTTAACAACCTGCTTGACCTGTGCAAGAATTTGTCCTTCTCCTAGGACTAGGGAATCTAGCCCAGCAGCTACTTCAAACAGGTGTTGTGTGGCATCTTGATTGTATAGCAAAAACCGGTGTTGGCAAAGCTCTGTAACTGGAACTCCACTAAACTGCC contains:
- the LOC104105313 gene encoding uncharacterized protein, with the translated sequence MALRIHLLYPNYFPSQSTKTQINCVPSIYPLKNPHKFPKISCTNNNDMSDLELALDFATEVDKINTQMLQKQEALKKSRDLLFSEFCNYTGLKSEEMKKKWKRLSEEEKWVLVKGFVLEWAAHFHPLSARSVKDLVDEYLVENTPESTSAFFPGLKKLIGFSQDDN
- the LOC104105312 gene encoding glutamyl-tRNA reductase 1, chloroplastic-like, whose translation is MAVASGFATSFAGDSFHSDNLSSTSCSSSFSPSVDCFRHQVRFLGNGRRIKPLVYLTKSHSFTPRCEVASNSVVNNGEKESKASSLSALELLKTSAADRYTKSSSSIMVIGLNIHTAPVEVREKVAIPEAQWPQAIRELCSLNHIEEAAVLSTCNRIEIYVVALAQNRGIKEVTEWMSKFSGVPVTELCQHRFLLYNQDATQHLFEVAAGLDSLVLGEGQILAQVKQVVKNGQGVPGFGRKISELFKHSITAGKRVRTETNISSGSVSVSSAAVELALLKLPEYSSSTARVLVVGAGKMGKLVIKHLVAKGCKKMVVVNRTEDRVAAIREELKDAEIIYKPLSEMSSCAAQADVVFTCTASEAPLFVKESVQALPDVNSEFGGQRLFVDISVPRNVEPCVSELKGAQVYNVDDLKEVVEANKEDRLRKKMEAQAIIAEEVKQFEARKDSLETVPTIKKLRAYAERIRAAEVDKCLSKMGDDLPKNKKKAIYDLSLGIVNKLLHGPMQHLKCDGTENRTLSEILENMHALNRIFGLDTEISVLEEKLRAKIEQNQKQSS